Proteins encoded in a region of the Bactrocera tryoni isolate S06 chromosome 4, CSIRO_BtryS06_freeze2, whole genome shotgun sequence genome:
- the LOC120776010 gene encoding uncharacterized protein LOC120776010: protein MSEEIFTIYENSPNLAKNKDNSNVYGKMVFPKNTRANGDNSYGNESAFNFSVFDLNSKLIEKRQPIYDNIKHNELSSQKLLFTKLFGTAKNNDIIYENLCRGCGYGIFEGKNYLCDFCICLVKGNKSNKSESLRKINKNHVNTEENIYENICSCCSNLYNTQECQFCIRSEKFMETSKEEKLEVMKKEQKTLYFQNLDKPKFFDGILGSLKKSSKPKQECSSKKHKRVEAMYNVKGHPNVSPSNNVFNKQGILDFKQKKTNYDAFRREQHIYGRLKFSEHFVGKIPLEVTSNHTVSKPREFLKGDLDSVHIKSSIECSSASRKLSKSPKILKHFPTRPFNTPDYKTLHTPLSESVCYWLELLRQQVHNYYSHGTSFDDGDYGLCIPKSLPSRSVLMHTYCDAASSYEMYDFVSPFYLEIGMTNLTTTDKNVEEENATFTNNISHIHISKQIENRFETMVDVFKQNLKAKCILHKQREYQTSVEQSNYSLNTLSEASYVIRSSLQRTKWPSEHSPIAVMNYQPLSTVTAEKGRTSCFSTCNVIKSKCSHCGWLGGGGVSKEKTKIKINQEKCERNYKEKSEMINTYNKAHGQYLKQINGYFFDIKGKCCNNSFKIYEVNNQNPKINHFNFVCLINNVLISYSLNTNVLHLCSNRLQYFNWFQDWLLYNFNPWSFNVKRALKVLANYNSFKISFKLWAVLNESVKRHRGLWKYDKQGENIYGEAPIDSTVSEQVTKFIPMAFQSSSLESDFIVNENESVQLSATQNVVKNKCMKSNDEVVLLRTKTKETLERSKKAQGKYLDLDENVVKLNNYDYNKNEDIDLTTGTKISNNHSLSDEKNNSSHTEENSIIKAKEEDIYQPIWKFQTVGEALYDSDPEYYNLSNRTCNSKYLHKRKQRMSNDSSIPCLVISDNGEDHGDWETDDEFMFSKQFDEYCGAGDLIPLQTSHNTISQSNSTITSASSSDIITAPSHSNFQHPFLRTVCIFFSLKEPKIRAIVYDYTYSQSSYYFAKNQNANLQTYNKTNGKLKPTNTSTFNWLPPSNSTHENIAFVSTITNRTCVNNEPATDSRLNPINAWKLNLLNISNIEDEDDLFVSEKELLRSQAFKENTEYESSPPKLSAPQLIKSVSSGNILDIPSVDDKKTITERVRSKFPRSVFKINVRSPKTEKKQNDIIRSAKTGSLYLETDAQPEFPIFGAPLEKLEMSEVVHHVPRFVVDCVAYIERKNFILQDGLYRASGNKVAIDELKKKLSESFVYNSNLLVADDIHTITSLLKQFFRELSNPLIPQHIYNQLGRNFLETVGIEALKNTLEEMPDPNRATLKFLIRHLKNVAAFSKENRMPASNLAIVWGPCIFTSEQIVFGDIGRMNTLTKLFIENYEYVFSENERLVN, encoded by the exons ATGTCAGAAGAGATCTTTACTATATATGAGAACAGTCCGAACTTAGCAAAAAACAAGGATAACAGTAATGTGTATGGTAAAAtggtttttccaaaaaacactCGAGCCAATGGAGACAATAGCTATGGAAATGAAAGTGCATTTAATTTTTCggtatttgatttaaattcgAAGTTGATTGAAAAAAGGCAACCGATATACGACAATATTAAACATAACGAATTATCAAGCCAAAAACTactatttacaaaattatttggaacagcgaaaaataatgatattatcTATGAAAACTTATGTCGTGGATGTGGTTATGGTatttttgaagggaaaaattATTTGTGTGACTTTTGTATATGTTTGGTTAAAGgtaacaaaagtaacaaatccGAAAGTttgcgaaaaataaataaaaatcatgtgAACACTGAGGAGAATatctatgaaaatatttgttcttgttgttccAATTTATATAATACTCAAGAATGTCAATTCTGCATAAGAAGCGAAAAATTCATGGAAACATCAAAAGAAGAAAAACTTGAAGTTATGAAAAAAGAGCAGAAAACATTGTATTTTCAGAATTTGGATAAGCCTAAATTCTTCGATGGTATTTTGGGGTCGTTGAAGAAAAGTTCAAAACCTAAACAAGAATGTTCAAGTAAAAAACACAAACGGGTGGAGGCAATGTATAACGTTAAAGGACACCCTAATGTTTCCCCATCAAATAACGTATTTAATAAGCAAGGAATACTCGATTTTAAGCAAAAGAAAACGAACTACGATGCATTCCGGAGAGAGCAACATATATACGGCCGATTAAAATTTAGCGAACATTTTGTTGGTAAAATTCCTTTAGAAGTAACTTCTAATCATACTGTGTCTAAACCTCGTGAATTCCTAAAGGGAGATCTAGATTCCGTTCACATCAAAAGTTCTATTGAATGTTCATCTGCTTCGAGGAAACTATCCAAATCACCCAAAATTCTAAAACATTTTCCAACTCGTCCTTTTAATACACCAGATTATAAAACGCTTCATACTCCACTGTCTGAAAGCGTTTGTTATTGGTTGGAATTGCTGCGTCAACAAGTGCATAATTATTACAGTCATGGTACATCATTTGATGATGGCGATTACGGTTTATGTATTCCTAAGAGCCTTCCATCAAGAAGCGTGTTGATGCACACATACTGCGATGCTGCTTCAAGTTATGAAATGTACGATTTTGTTTCCCCTTTCTATTTAGAAATAGGAATGACTAATTTGACGACAACTGATAAAAACGTAGAAGAAGAAAATGCTacatttacaaataatataagtCATATTCATATTAGTAAGCAAATTGAAAATCGTTTTGAGACAATGGTGGATGTATTTAAGCAAAATCTGAAAGCAAAATGTATACTTCATAAACAGAGAGAGTATCAAACATCTGTTGAGCAATCCAATTATTCGCTCAACACATTATCAGAAGCAAGCTATGTAATACGATCTTCACTGCAGCGAACCAAATGGCCCTCCGAACATAGTCCGATTGCGGTAATGAATTATCAACCGCTCTCAACAGTTACCGCCGAAAAAGGTCGAACTAGTTGCTTTTCAACTTGCAATGTGATCAAAAGCAAGTGCAGTCATTGTGGTTGGCTAGGTGGTGGAGGGGtatcaaaagaaaaaactaaaatcaaaattaaccaagaaaaatgtgaaagaaaTTATAAGGAAAAATCGGAAATGATTAATACGTACAACAAAGCACACGGGCAGTACCTCAAACAAATAAACGgttattttttcgatattaaagGAAAATGTTGCAATAATTCATTCAAAATATACGAAGTGAACAATCAAAATCCAAAAATCAaccattttaattttgtgtgtttAATTAACAATGTGTTAATATCGTATAGCCTTAATACAAACGTCTTGCATTTGTGTTCCAATCGATTGCAGTACTTTAATTGGTTTCAAGATTGGCTTCTTTACAATTTCAACCCGTGGAGCTTCAATGTTAAACGTGCTTTGAAGGTGCTGGCTAATTATAATAGctttaaaatatcatttaaattaTGGGCTGTACTGAATGAGTCAGTAAAGCGACATAGAGGTTTATGGAAATATGATAAACAAGGGGAGAACATTTATGGTGAAGCACCAATTGACAGCACAGTGAGCGAGCAAGTTACGAAATTTATTCCAATGGCATTTCAAAGTAGTAGTTTGGAGAGCGACTTTATTGTTAATGAGAATGAGAGTGTACAATTAAGTGCGACACAAAATGtggtaaaaaataaatgtatgaaaaGCAATGACGAAGTAGTTCTGCTACGTACAAAAACTAAGGAAACGTTGGAAAGAAGTAAAAAAGCTCAAGGGAAATATTTAGATCTTGATGAAAACGTAGTTAAACTAAACAACTAtgattataataaaaatgaagataTTGATTTGACAACTGgaaccaaaatttcaaataatcatAGCCTTTCTGATGAAAAAAATAACTCGTCTCACACTGAAGAAAACTCTATAATAAAAGCAAAGGAAGAAGACATTTACCAACCCATTTGGAAGTTTCAAACCGTTGGAGAGGCTCTATACGATAGTGATCCCGAATATTATAATTTGAGTAATCGAACTTGTAATTCGAAGTATTTGCATAAAAGGAAGCAACGTATGTCAAATGATTCATCAATTCCATGTCTTGTTATATCTGACAATGGGGAAGATCATGGAGATTGGGAGACCGATGACGAATTTATGTTCTCAAAACAGTTTGATGAATACTGCGGAGCAGGCGACCTGATACCATTACAAACATCACACAACACAATTTCTCAGAGCAATAGCACAATCACAAGTGCTTCAAGTTCTGACATCATTACTGCACCGTCACACTCAAATTTTCAACATCCCTTCCTCCGTACAGTATGCATTTTTTTCAGCTTAAAGGAGCCTAAAATTCGTGCAATCGTATATGATTACACGTATAGCCAATCATcgtattattttgcaaaaaaccaAAATGCAAACTTGCAAACTTACAATAAGACCAACGGAAAATTGAAACCAACGAATACATCTACTTTTAATTGGTTACCGCCATCAAATAGTACTCATGAAAACATAGCGTTTGTATCAACAATAACGAACAGAACATGTGTAAATAATGAACCTGCCACAGACTCTAGATTGAATCCAATAAATGCGTGGAAACTGAACctattaaatatatcaaacaTTGAAGATGAAGATGACTTG TTCGTGTCAGAGAAAGAGCTTTTGCGCTCTCAAGCCTTTAAAGAGAATACCGAATATGAGAGTTCACCTCCAAAACTATCTGCCCCCCAGCTTATTAAAAGTGTTTCGTCCGGTAATATTTTGGATATACCAAGTGTGGACGACAAAAAAACCATTACCGAACGTGTGCGTAGTAAAT TTCCAAGAAGCGTCTTCaaaat AAATGTACGTTCACCAAAAACCGAGAAGAAACAAAATGACATCATTCGTTCTGCAAAAACGGGAAGTTTATATTTGGAAACAGATGCGCAACCTGAATTTCCAATTTTTGGGGCACCACttgaaaaattagaaatgagTGAAGTTGTTCATCATGTCCCACGTTTTGTTGTGGACTGTGTAGCTTATATCGAAcgtaaaaactttatattacaAGATGGATTATATCGTGCTTCTGGCAACAAAGTAGCTATtgatgaattgaaaaaaaagctaTCCGAAAGCTTCGTCTACAATTCAAATCTTTTGGTTGCTGATGATATACATACTATTACCAGTTTATTAAAACAATTCTTTCGAGAACTAAGCAACCCATTGATTCCCCAGCATATATATAATCAACTCGGACGTAATTTTCTTGAAACCGTTGGTATTGAAGCATTGAAAAATACACTTGAAGAAATGCCTGATCCTAATCGAGCAACATTGAAATTTCTTATACGCCATTTAAagaa tgtTGCCGCCTTCAGTAAAGAAAATCGCATGCCTGCATCTAACTTGGCAATTGTATGGGGCCCATGCATTTTTACATCAGAACAAATTGTATTTGGTGATATCGGACGAATGAATACACTAACTAAACTATTTATAGAAAACTACGAATACGTATTTAGCGAAAATGAGCGACTTGTAAATTAA